Proteins found in one Paraburkholderia caballeronis genomic segment:
- a CDS encoding glycosyltransferase family 4 protein, with translation MRIAQIAPLHEAVPPKLYGGTERVVSYLTEALVEQGHDVTLFASGDSVTSAKLEAFWPQALRLDPTIRDVMAPHMLLLEEVRRRADEFDVLHFHIDYYPFSLFARQPVPFLTTMHGRLDLPELQPIFNTFSDVPVVSISDNQRIPLPQANWLSTVYHGLPENLLKPIPDVKPGYLAFLGRISPEKRLDTAIRIAEKAGMKLKVAAKLDKADRAYYEEVIKPLMALPHVEYIGEISEAEKTEFLGNAHALLFPIDWPEPFGLVMIEAMACGTPVIAFNRGSVPEVIENGVSGFVVEDEISAVAAVKRLSSLPRETVRAAFEKRFSSKVMAKNYVAVYEELLRQKRRTVLREVAAG, from the coding sequence ATGCGAATCGCTCAAATCGCTCCGTTGCACGAGGCGGTTCCTCCCAAGCTGTATGGCGGTACGGAACGGGTGGTCTCCTACCTGACCGAAGCGCTCGTCGAGCAGGGCCATGACGTCACCCTGTTCGCCAGCGGCGATTCGGTGACCTCGGCGAAGCTGGAAGCGTTCTGGCCGCAGGCGCTGCGCCTCGATCCGACGATTCGCGACGTGATGGCGCCGCATATGCTGCTGCTCGAAGAAGTGCGCCGCCGCGCGGACGAATTCGACGTGCTGCACTTCCACATCGACTATTACCCGTTCTCGCTGTTCGCGCGCCAGCCGGTGCCGTTCCTGACGACGATGCACGGCCGTCTCGACCTGCCGGAACTGCAGCCGATCTTCAACACGTTCAGCGACGTGCCGGTCGTCTCGATCTCGGACAACCAGCGCATCCCGCTGCCGCAGGCGAACTGGCTGTCGACGGTCTATCACGGCCTGCCGGAAAACCTGCTGAAGCCGATTCCGGACGTGAAGCCGGGCTACCTCGCGTTCCTCGGCCGCATCTCGCCGGAAAAGCGTCTCGACACCGCGATCCGCATCGCCGAGAAGGCCGGCATGAAGCTGAAGGTCGCCGCGAAGCTCGACAAGGCCGACCGCGCGTACTACGAGGAAGTCATCAAGCCGCTGATGGCGCTGCCGCACGTCGAGTACATCGGTGAAATCAGCGAAGCCGAAAAGACCGAATTCCTCGGCAACGCGCATGCGCTGCTGTTCCCGATCGACTGGCCGGAGCCGTTCGGCCTCGTGATGATCGAGGCGATGGCGTGCGGCACGCCGGTGATCGCGTTCAACCGCGGCTCGGTGCCGGAAGTGATCGAGAACGGCGTGTCCGGTTTCGTCGTCGAGGACGAAATCAGCGCGGTCGCCGCCGTGAAGCGCCTGTCGTCGCTGCCGCGCGAAACCGTGCGCGCCGCGTTCGAAAAGCGTTTTTCGTCGAAGGTGATGGCGAAGAACTACGTGGCCGTCTACGAAGAGCTGCTGCGTCAGAAGCGCCGCACCGTGCTGCGCGAAGTCGCGGCAGGGTGA
- a CDS encoding DUF2214 family protein has product MLASWLLAAVHLLAFGYAFASILRRSRGLRRCTTTEDLPAVFSADNGWGVSALVLIVTGVMRAFGGFDKGADYYLHEPLFHLKMGALVLILALEVAPMMALLRWRLACRRGDVPDLTAAPKYSRIGAVQAVLLVVMLFAASGMARGIGAGAGVE; this is encoded by the coding sequence ATGCTCGCCAGTTGGTTGCTTGCCGCCGTTCATCTGCTCGCATTCGGCTACGCGTTCGCGTCGATCCTGCGGCGCTCGCGCGGTCTGCGCCGCTGCACCACCACCGAGGATTTGCCCGCCGTGTTCAGCGCGGACAACGGCTGGGGCGTTTCCGCGCTCGTGCTGATCGTGACCGGCGTGATGCGCGCCTTCGGCGGGTTCGACAAGGGCGCGGACTACTATCTGCACGAGCCGCTGTTCCATCTGAAGATGGGCGCGCTGGTGCTGATCCTCGCACTGGAAGTCGCGCCGATGATGGCGCTGCTGCGCTGGCGTCTTGCCTGCCGGCGCGGCGACGTGCCGGATCTGACCGCCGCGCCGAAGTATTCGCGGATCGGCGCGGTGCAGGCGGTGTTGCTGGTCGTGATGCTGTTTGCCGCGTCCGGGATGGCGCGGGGCATCGGGGCAGGGGCGGGTGTGGAGTAG
- the dnaQ gene encoding DNA polymerase III subunit epsilon, giving the protein MRQIILDTETTGLNARTGDRIIEIGCVELVNRRLTGNNLHFYVNPERDSDPGALAVHGLTTEFLRDKPKFGEIAGQVLDFVRGADIIIHNAPFDIGFLDAELALLGLPGFRDHCGEIIDTLVQAKQLFPGKRNSLDALCDRLGVSNAHRTLHGALLDSELLAEVYLAMTRGQESLVIDMLNETAEKNDIATPGVKIDMLALPVIAANDDELAAHQAVLDGLDKALKGTSVWRTQPVAADTTNPADVQAV; this is encoded by the coding sequence ATGCGCCAGATCATCCTCGATACCGAAACCACCGGCCTGAACGCCCGCACCGGCGACCGCATCATCGAAATCGGCTGCGTCGAGCTGGTGAACCGCCGGCTCACCGGCAACAACCTGCACTTCTACGTGAACCCGGAACGCGACAGCGACCCCGGCGCGCTCGCGGTGCACGGCCTCACGACCGAGTTCCTCCGCGACAAGCCGAAGTTCGGCGAGATTGCAGGCCAGGTGCTGGACTTCGTCCGCGGCGCGGACATCATCATCCACAACGCGCCGTTCGACATCGGCTTCCTCGACGCCGAACTCGCGCTGCTCGGGCTGCCCGGCTTCCGCGACCACTGCGGAGAGATCATCGACACGCTCGTGCAGGCAAAGCAGTTGTTCCCCGGCAAACGCAATTCGCTAGATGCGCTATGCGACCGCCTGGGCGTCAGCAACGCGCACCGGACACTGCACGGCGCGCTGCTCGACTCGGAACTGCTGGCCGAGGTCTATCTCGCGATGACGCGCGGCCAGGAAAGCCTCGTGATCGACATGCTGAACGAGACGGCCGAGAAGAACGACATCGCGACGCCCGGCGTGAAAATCGACATGCTCGCGCTGCCGGTGATCGCCGCGAACGACGACGAACTGGCCGCGCACCAGGCGGTGCTCGACGGTCTCGACAAGGCGCTCAAAGGCACGAGCGTGTGGCGGACCCAACCGGTCGCCGCCGACACGACGAATCCGGCGGATGTGCAGGCTGTTTAA
- the rnhA gene encoding ribonuclease HI, translated as MTAPDFVEIFTDGACKGNPGPGGWGALLRFGAQEKELFGGEAATTNNRMELMAVIAALDALKRPCRVIVHTDSQYVQKGISEWIHGWKKKNWMTAAKTPVKNDDLWKRLDALVAQHEIEWRWVKGHAGHPENERADALANRGVATLAQL; from the coding sequence ATGACTGCTCCCGACTTCGTCGAAATCTTCACGGACGGCGCCTGCAAAGGGAATCCCGGCCCGGGCGGCTGGGGCGCGCTGCTGCGCTTCGGCGCACAGGAAAAGGAACTGTTCGGCGGCGAAGCCGCCACGACCAACAACCGGATGGAACTGATGGCGGTGATCGCCGCGCTCGACGCGCTGAAGCGCCCGTGCCGCGTGATCGTCCATACCGACTCGCAGTACGTGCAGAAAGGCATCAGCGAGTGGATTCACGGCTGGAAGAAGAAAAACTGGATGACGGCAGCCAAAACGCCGGTGAAGAACGACGACCTGTGGAAGCGGCTCGACGCGCTCGTCGCGCAACACGAGATCGAATGGCGCTGGGTGAAGGGCCACGCCGGCCACCCGGAAAACGAACGCGCGGACGCGCTCGCGAACCGCGGCGTCGCGACGCTCGCCCAGCTTTGA
- a CDS encoding class I SAM-dependent methyltransferase, whose product MSDRTIIDWAAWTASPAGRYVLGWEQRQLDRVVSDVFGYHALQLGMPQLDALRENRMPCRGLVLDAAVASSAPYTPPLARANGGLPALPGQHAPEGRSAVWCDLLDLPFEAQSVDLIVMPHTLEFTSDPHRLLREAERVLMPEGRLLIVGFNSLSLWGARQSAGRLTGRPFIPARHDLIAFTRLKDWIKLLGFELERGRFGCYRPPLATDKWYTRYAFMEAAGDRWWPIFGAVYIVTAIKRVRGMRLVGPVKVKKPVLAPSLKAATPSTTRNKDS is encoded by the coding sequence ATGTCTGACCGAACGATTATAGACTGGGCCGCCTGGACCGCCTCGCCCGCCGGACGCTACGTGCTCGGCTGGGAGCAGCGGCAGCTCGACCGCGTCGTATCGGACGTGTTCGGTTACCATGCGCTGCAGCTCGGCATGCCGCAGCTCGACGCACTGCGCGAAAACCGGATGCCGTGTCGCGGCCTGGTGCTCGACGCGGCGGTCGCGTCCAGCGCGCCGTACACGCCGCCGCTCGCGCGCGCGAACGGCGGGTTGCCGGCGCTGCCGGGACAGCACGCGCCGGAAGGACGCAGCGCGGTCTGGTGCGACCTGCTCGATCTGCCGTTCGAGGCGCAGAGCGTCGACCTGATCGTGATGCCGCACACGCTCGAATTCACGAGCGATCCGCACCGGCTGCTGCGCGAGGCGGAGCGCGTGCTGATGCCCGAAGGCCGGCTGCTGATCGTCGGCTTCAACTCGCTCAGCCTGTGGGGCGCGCGGCAGTCGGCCGGCCGCCTCACCGGGCGGCCGTTCATTCCGGCGCGCCACGACCTGATTGCGTTCACCCGGCTGAAGGACTGGATCAAGCTGCTCGGCTTCGAGCTTGAACGCGGACGCTTCGGCTGCTATCGTCCGCCGCTCGCAACCGACAAGTGGTACACGCGCTACGCGTTCATGGAAGCCGCCGGCGACCGCTGGTGGCCGATCTTCGGCGCGGTGTACATCGTGACCGCAATCAAGCGCGTGCGCGGCATGCGGCTCGTCGGCCCGGTGAAGGTGAAAAAACCGGTGCTCGCGCCGAGCCTGAAGGCCGCCACTCCCTCGACCACACGCAACAAGGACTCATGA
- the gloB gene encoding hydroxyacylglutathione hydrolase, which translates to MNSLAYVPVPAFEDNYIWVVSDGANAVAVDPGDAAPVRAYLAKRGWRLVAILLTHHHNDHVGGVADLLSDARVPVYGPATEALGALDPFVTRVKGGDRVHLDAPSLDFDVIDVPGHTRGHIAYFQAADPSGTPHLFCGDTLFACGCGRLFEGTPAQMLTSLDALAALPGATHVHCAHEYTLSNIRFALACEPGNDALQAWSRDAAALRERGEPTLPTTIAHERAVNPFLRAGEPAIQATLAGQLHETVTDRLAAFALMREWKNRFR; encoded by the coding sequence ATGAATTCGCTTGCGTATGTGCCGGTGCCGGCTTTCGAAGACAACTACATCTGGGTCGTGTCGGACGGAGCGAATGCGGTTGCCGTCGATCCGGGCGATGCCGCGCCGGTTCGCGCGTATCTGGCGAAGCGGGGTTGGCGGCTCGTCGCTATTTTACTCACCCATCACCACAACGACCACGTCGGCGGCGTGGCCGATCTGCTGAGCGATGCGCGCGTGCCGGTCTATGGTCCGGCAACCGAGGCGCTCGGCGCACTCGATCCGTTCGTCACACGCGTGAAGGGCGGCGATCGCGTGCATCTGGATGCGCCGTCGCTCGACTTCGACGTCATCGACGTGCCGGGCCACACGCGTGGCCATATTGCGTACTTCCAGGCAGCCGATCCGTCCGGCACGCCGCACCTGTTCTGCGGCGACACGCTGTTCGCGTGCGGCTGCGGACGCCTGTTCGAAGGCACGCCCGCGCAGATGCTGACGTCGCTCGACGCGCTCGCCGCGCTGCCCGGCGCGACCCACGTGCATTGCGCGCACGAGTACACGCTGTCGAACATCCGCTTCGCGCTCGCGTGCGAACCGGGCAACGACGCGCTGCAGGCATGGAGCCGCGACGCGGCCGCGCTGCGCGAGCGCGGCGAGCCGACGCTGCCGACGACGATCGCGCACGAGCGCGCGGTCAATCCGTTTTTGCGCGCCGGCGAGCCGGCCATTCAGGCGACGCTCGCCGGACAGTTGCACGAAACGGTGACGGATCGGCTTGCCGCGTTCGCGTTGATGCGCGAATGGAAAAACCGGTTCCGCTGA
- a CDS encoding transglycosylase SLT domain-containing protein produces the protein MRFIFSALLVLLLAACASGGPTASNPSSKAALADPQALADTLRKTSAAKETIDVDNSSVAQLTSADADLWARIRRGFQMPDLQSDLVDMQANWYAQRPDYVARMTERSQKYLYHIVEELEARHMPTELALLPFIESAYNPQALSVAKAAGMWQFVPGTGRTYNLKQNMWQDERRDVLASTSAALDYLSRLHDMFGDWYLALAAYNWGEGNVQRAIARNEAAGLPTDYQSLRMPNETRNYVPKLQAVKNIVMNPQQFGLALPSIPNHPYFVTVTTSHDIDVDVAARLSNISTDEFRTLNPSFKKPVILGSTQILLPFDNASAFERNLKSYAGQLSSWTTYTVDQRATPTAIAQKIGVDADTLMSVNKIPAGMRLKAGSTIVVPRTDDGDDEDISADVAESAVLAMEPDVPDTRKMLIRVRRKQSMVAVASRYGVSVGQLKAWNKTRRDAVAPGQVLVLHVPVGKAMPSEPGPERIATNVRGGGVQRIGTRMNDNSGSRSRYDKNHGRARTGVVKVAEPVKGKSSGAASKASKDVASRPKAAAQAQKSK, from the coding sequence ATGCGATTCATCTTTAGTGCGCTGCTGGTCCTGCTGCTCGCCGCCTGCGCGAGCGGGGGGCCAACTGCGAGCAACCCCAGCAGCAAGGCGGCCTTAGCCGACCCTCAAGCCTTAGCCGATACCCTCCGCAAGACCTCCGCCGCGAAAGAAACCATCGATGTCGACAACAGCTCGGTCGCTCAACTGACGAGCGCCGACGCCGATCTGTGGGCGCGCATTCGCCGCGGTTTCCAGATGCCCGATCTGCAGAGCGACCTCGTCGACATGCAGGCGAACTGGTACGCACAGCGCCCGGACTACGTCGCGCGGATGACCGAGCGGTCGCAAAAATATCTGTATCACATCGTTGAGGAGCTCGAAGCGCGTCACATGCCGACCGAGCTGGCGCTGCTGCCGTTCATCGAGTCCGCGTACAACCCGCAGGCGCTGTCGGTCGCGAAGGCTGCGGGCATGTGGCAGTTCGTGCCGGGCACCGGCCGCACGTACAACCTGAAGCAGAACATGTGGCAGGACGAGCGGCGCGACGTGCTCGCGTCGACGAGCGCGGCGCTCGACTATCTGTCGCGCCTGCATGACATGTTCGGCGACTGGTATCTGGCGCTCGCCGCGTACAACTGGGGCGAGGGCAACGTGCAGCGCGCGATCGCGCGCAACGAGGCCGCGGGTCTGCCGACCGACTACCAGAGCCTGCGCATGCCGAACGAAACGCGCAACTACGTGCCGAAGCTGCAGGCGGTGAAGAACATCGTGATGAACCCGCAGCAGTTCGGGCTCGCGCTGCCGTCGATTCCGAATCACCCGTACTTCGTGACCGTCACCACGTCGCACGACATCGACGTCGACGTCGCGGCGCGGCTGTCGAACATCTCCACCGACGAGTTCCGCACGCTGAACCCGTCGTTCAAGAAGCCGGTGATTCTCGGCTCGACGCAGATCCTGCTGCCGTTCGACAACGCGAGCGCGTTCGAGCGCAACCTGAAGTCGTATGCGGGGCAACTGTCGTCGTGGACGACCTACACGGTCGATCAGCGCGCGACGCCGACGGCGATCGCGCAGAAGATCGGCGTCGATGCGGACACGCTGATGTCGGTGAACAAGATCCCGGCCGGCATGCGGCTGAAGGCCGGCTCGACGATCGTCGTGCCGCGCACCGACGATGGCGACGACGAGGACATCAGCGCGGATGTCGCCGAAAGCGCGGTGCTCGCGATGGAGCCGGACGTGCCGGACACGCGCAAGATGCTGATCCGCGTGCGCCGCAAGCAGTCGATGGTCGCGGTCGCGAGCCGCTACGGCGTGTCGGTCGGTCAGTTGAAGGCGTGGAACAAGACGCGCCGCGACGCGGTCGCGCCGGGCCAGGTGCTGGTGCTGCACGTGCCGGTCGGCAAGGCGATGCCGAGCGAGCCGGGTCCGGAGCGGATCGCGACGAACGTGCGCGGCGGCGGGGTCCAGCGGATCGGAACCCGGATGAACGACAACAGCGGTTCCAGATCGCGGTACGATAAGAATCATGGTCGCGCGCGAACCGGGGTCGTGAAGGTGGCGGAGCCGGTGAAGGGCAAGTCGTCGGGCGCGGCCAGCAAGGCGTCGAAGGACGTGGCAAGCCGCCCGAAGGCCGCGGCCCAGGCGCAAAAGAGCAAGTAA
- the carA gene encoding glutamine-hydrolyzing carbamoyl-phosphate synthase small subunit, giving the protein MLPSFSPALLALADGTVFRGYSIGAPGHTIGEVVFNTAITGYQEILTDPSYARQIVTLTYPHIGNVGVNAEDVEATKVHAAGLIIRDLPVLASNFRMERTLADYLRDEGVVAIAGIDTRKLTRVLRDKGAQNGAILAGSGDEAKALELARSFPGLAGMDLAKVVSTQQPYEWTTTEWRLGEGYRQQAAPKYRVVAFDYGVKHNILRMLAERGCHVTVLPAQASAADAFALNPDGVFLSNGPGDPEPCGYAIRATQEFIARGIPTFGICLGHQIMGLAVGAKTMKMKTGHHGANHPVKDLADGRVVITSQNHGFAVDAATLPANARVTHISLFDGTLQGFELTDKPAFCFQGHPEASPGPHDIGYLFDRFTASMDAAKNGKRGSAAA; this is encoded by the coding sequence GTGTTGCCGTCTTTCTCTCCCGCTCTGCTCGCGCTCGCCGACGGCACGGTCTTTCGTGGTTACTCGATTGGCGCTCCAGGTCATACGATCGGTGAAGTCGTGTTCAACACGGCGATCACCGGCTATCAGGAAATCCTGACCGACCCGAGTTATGCACGCCAGATCGTTACCCTGACGTACCCGCACATCGGCAACGTCGGCGTCAACGCCGAAGACGTCGAGGCGACGAAAGTCCATGCCGCCGGGCTCATCATCCGCGACCTGCCGGTGCTCGCGTCGAATTTCCGGATGGAGCGCACGCTGGCCGACTATCTGCGTGACGAAGGCGTGGTCGCGATCGCCGGCATCGACACGCGCAAGCTGACGCGCGTGCTGCGCGACAAGGGCGCGCAAAACGGCGCGATTCTCGCCGGTTCCGGCGACGAAGCAAAGGCGCTTGAGCTCGCGCGCTCGTTCCCGGGCCTCGCCGGGATGGATCTCGCGAAGGTCGTGTCCACGCAGCAGCCGTACGAGTGGACGACGACCGAATGGCGTCTCGGCGAAGGCTACCGCCAGCAGGCCGCGCCGAAGTATCGCGTCGTCGCGTTCGACTACGGCGTCAAGCACAACATCCTGCGGATGCTCGCGGAGCGCGGCTGCCACGTGACCGTGCTGCCCGCGCAGGCGAGTGCCGCCGACGCGTTCGCGCTGAATCCGGACGGCGTGTTCCTGTCGAACGGCCCCGGCGATCCGGAGCCGTGCGGCTACGCGATCCGCGCGACGCAGGAGTTCATCGCGCGCGGCATCCCGACGTTCGGCATCTGCCTTGGCCACCAGATCATGGGCCTCGCGGTCGGCGCGAAGACGATGAAGATGAAGACCGGCCACCACGGCGCGAACCATCCGGTGAAGGATCTCGCGGACGGCCGCGTCGTGATCACGTCGCAGAACCACGGTTTCGCGGTCGATGCGGCCACGCTGCCGGCGAACGCGCGCGTCACGCACATCTCGCTGTTCGACGGCACGCTGCAAGGCTTCGAACTGACGGACAAGCCCGCGTTCTGCTTCCAGGGGCACCCGGAAGCGTCGCCCGGCCCGCACGACATCGGCTATCTGTTCGATCGCTTCACCGCATCGATGGACGCGGCGAAAAACGGCAAGCGCGGCAGCGCGGCCGCCTGA